In Paenibacillus protaetiae, the genomic stretch CCCGTGCCAAAAGAACAACAGCCTTATCCCTCTGCGGAAGAAGGAATAAGGCTGTTGTTCATATCCTGTGCGATTGTTTAAATATAACGGTCATGTTCAACCGAGCCATGCTCCAGCGAATCAGAGTGATTGTGATTTTGGCGAATCATGGATTGGATTTTATCAAATACATGCGGCGCCGAGTCAATTACACGCTCCATCAGATGCGTTTGATTATCAAGCGGCACCACTTTAACGCCTTGCGAGCCTACAACAAGAAAAGCAATTGGCGTAATTGAAACACCGCCGCCGCTGCCCCCGCCAAAAGGAGCCGCCGAATCGTGGCTGCCATCGGATCCATGCATATGGCTGGCGCTGCCGTCGAACCGGATATCGCTGCCGCCCGCCACGAAGCCGAATCCAACTTTGCTGATCGGCATAATTACACTGCCGTCCGGCGTCTGCACCGGGTCACCCACTATCGTATTAACATCCACCATTTCCTTAATATTTTCCATCGCAGTCTGCATCAAGCCTTGAATCGGATGCTCGGACATTGCTATTCCTCCTCTATGCGAATCGGATTATCCTTACGCTTGTAGTATTGTGCTCACTGCGGGGAGAGAGTATGTACCGGATACCGAAAGTTAAAATTGTGCCTGGCGGCATCATTTGCCGATCATGTCGGCGAAAGCCTGAGCAGCCGCTGAATTTCTTTAAACGTTGTTTTCGTTTTGCGGAGGCGGCCAAGCAGCTGCATCGTAATGACAAAGCCGTCCCACAATGAAAGCGTTGCTTTGCATGTCCATTCCGTCCGCAGGCAAGGCTGCTGGGTATATATCGGCTGCACAACCATGACCG encodes the following:
- the ytfJ gene encoding GerW family sporulation protein, which codes for MSEHPIQGLMQTAMENIKEMVDVNTIVGDPVQTPDGSVIMPISKVGFGFVAGGSDIRFDGSASHMHGSDGSHDSAAPFGGGSGGGVSITPIAFLVVGSQGVKVVPLDNQTHLMERVIDSAPHVFDKIQSMIRQNHNHSDSLEHGSVEHDRYI